A single region of the Candidatus Sungiibacteriota bacterium genome encodes:
- a CDS encoding TraR/DksA C4-type zinc finger protein, translated as MPQFETGEYGGHASLEEEADEVEEYETRLGAEHSLESRLLEVTKALERIQKGTYGICIKCGKEIPVERLRANPAAEADLEHNSQEGGF; from the coding sequence ATGCCTCAATTTGAAACCGGAGAATACGGAGGCCACGCGTCTCTGGAAGAAGAAGCGGACGAAGTGGAAGAATACGAGACACGTCTGGGCGCAGAACACAGTTTGGAGTCAAGATTGCTTGAGGTTACCAAGGCTCTGGAAAGAATTCAAAAGGGCACTTACGGTATTTGCATAAAGTGCGGCAAGGAAATACCCGTAGAACGCCTGCGGGCCAACCCAGCCGCCGAGGCCGATCTTGAACACAACTCACAGGAGGGGGGATTTTAA
- a CDS encoding YifB family Mg chelatase-like AAA ATPase yields MSVAIYSAQVVGLDAQPISVEVDIAPGLHIFSIVGLADKEVQESRERISAAIKNLGALAPHKKSQRVIVNLAPADIKKEGPAFDLPIALGYLLASGQIAFNPKGKLFLGELGLDGTLRKVSGVLPIAMAARFSGFSQLILPKGNGKEASVLDGLEILETESLSEVVEYLAGRKELAPLGKTGTESVAISQGMDLGDIRGQLKAKMALEIAAAGNHNVLFHGPPGAGKTLLAQALPSILPPLSFEESLEVTKIYSIAGMLNDKQPFISVRPFRNPHHTSSHAAVIGGGTHPRPGEATLAHRGVLFLDELPEFDRRVIESLRQPLEEHTITVARSQGTQTFPAQFMLVAAMNPCPCGNYDNPTKDCSCAPGAITKYRKKVSGPILDRIDLHAETPSVEYEKLEGESREEPSAKVRQRVEQARKIQKQRFRGLPIQTNAEMGLREIKQFIKIKDSLRPILKMAHERYQLSARAYHRVLKLSRTIADLEGSEDLQENNILAALQFRPKVEI; encoded by the coding sequence ATGTCAGTTGCAATTTATTCCGCCCAAGTGGTGGGACTTGACGCACAGCCAATTTCCGTTGAGGTAGACATAGCCCCCGGACTTCACATCTTTTCTATTGTGGGTCTTGCTGATAAAGAGGTGCAGGAATCGCGTGAAAGAATCTCCGCGGCTATCAAAAACCTCGGAGCGCTTGCGCCCCACAAAAAAAGCCAACGCGTAATTGTAAACCTTGCCCCAGCCGACATTAAAAAAGAGGGGCCGGCTTTTGATTTACCCATTGCCCTTGGGTATCTCCTGGCCTCGGGGCAGATCGCTTTTAATCCCAAGGGTAAGCTGTTTCTGGGAGAACTGGGGCTGGACGGAACACTACGTAAGGTATCGGGCGTGCTTCCTATAGCCATGGCCGCCAGATTTTCAGGGTTTTCCCAGCTGATTTTACCCAAGGGTAATGGAAAAGAGGCGTCTGTGCTTGACGGTCTTGAGATTTTAGAGACCGAGAGTCTGTCCGAGGTAGTAGAATATCTTGCTGGCAGGAAAGAGCTGGCGCCACTCGGAAAAACAGGCACCGAATCCGTTGCCATAAGTCAGGGTATGGATTTGGGTGATATCCGGGGACAGCTTAAGGCTAAAATGGCATTAGAGATTGCAGCTGCCGGTAACCATAATGTTTTATTCCACGGCCCGCCCGGAGCGGGAAAAACACTTTTGGCTCAAGCCCTTCCCTCCATTCTTCCTCCTCTTTCTTTTGAAGAGTCGCTGGAGGTGACCAAAATTTACAGCATTGCTGGGATGCTCAACGACAAACAACCATTTATTTCCGTTCGTCCCTTTCGCAATCCGCATCACACCTCGTCTCACGCCGCTGTCATAGGAGGAGGAACGCACCCAAGACCCGGGGAGGCAACCCTGGCTCATCGTGGTGTTTTGTTTTTGGACGAGCTTCCCGAGTTTGACCGCAGAGTCATTGAGTCGTTAAGACAACCCCTAGAAGAACACACTATTACCGTAGCCCGCAGTCAGGGCACTCAAACTTTTCCGGCCCAGTTCATGTTGGTCGCTGCCATGAACCCGTGCCCTTGCGGTAACTATGACAACCCCACCAAAGATTGCAGTTGCGCTCCGGGAGCAATCACTAAATACAGGAAAAAGGTGTCCGGACCAATTTTGGACCGTATTGATCTCCATGCGGAAACGCCCTCGGTTGAGTACGAAAAGTTGGAGGGCGAGAGTAGAGAAGAGCCGTCTGCAAAAGTGCGCCAAAGGGTGGAACAAGCAAGAAAAATACAAAAGCAGCGCTTCCGCGGTCTGCCCATACAGACCAACGCCGAGATGGGACTGCGGGAAATAAAACAATTTATCAAGATAAAAGATTCGCTGCGTCCTATACTGAAAATGGCGCATGAGCGATATCAATTATCGGCTAGAGCGTATCATCGCGTTTTGAAACTCTCCCGCACTATTGCGGACCTTGAGGGTTCAGAAGATCTGCAGGAAAATAATATTCTGGCGGCCCTACAGTTCCGGCCCAAGGTTGAAATATAA